In the Piscinibacter sp. XHJ-5 genome, one interval contains:
- a CDS encoding hemerythrin domain-containing protein, translating to MERDVLQVLTEDHALLRWLGERLNAARPARVRINLFNEFARTLGAHQTVIDQTILPALRACGWRGLSSDVLAGHLALKRLLAETLTLDGDAPTFDYALRRIVARAQAHCEVEQRKLMPLLHAMLDDHQRELMAFDAEMHLTRLLGEQRRLGDDADLSPRADELVAEAYVVLGSLATRDEREQAQP from the coding sequence ATGGAACGAGATGTCCTGCAAGTCCTCACGGAAGACCACGCCCTGCTCCGCTGGCTGGGGGAGCGGCTGAACGCGGCTCGCCCGGCTCGCGTTCGCATCAACCTGTTCAACGAGTTCGCCCGCACCCTGGGCGCCCATCAGACCGTGATCGACCAGACCATCCTGCCGGCATTGCGGGCCTGCGGCTGGCGCGGCCTCAGCTCCGACGTGCTCGCCGGGCACCTGGCCCTGAAGCGACTGCTGGCCGAGACCCTCACCCTGGACGGCGACGCGCCCACCTTCGACTACGCCCTCAGGCGCATCGTGGCGCGAGCGCAGGCGCATTGCGAGGTCGAACAGCGCAAGCTCATGCCCTTGCTGCACGCCATGCTGGACGACCACCAGCGGGAGCTCATGGCCTTCGACGCGGAGATGCATCTCACGCGGCTGCTGGGCGAGCAACGGCGGCTCGGCGACGATGCCGATCTCAGCCCGCGGGCCGACGAACTCGTCGCGGAGGCCTATGTCGTCCTCGGCAGCCTGGCGACCCGGGACGAGCGCGAACAGGCTCAGCCCTGA
- a CDS encoding ATPase domain-containing protein, whose translation MTPSPSTLSVLERLPTGIPGLDVVLGGGFFRAGVYIVQGQPGSGKTILANQICYSHVAAGGSAVYMTLLAESHSRMLQHIRSLSFFEERAIPDRLCYLSAFHDLEAEGLKGLVAVLRREMRARRVGVLVLDGLVAAAEAAETDRDLKKFIHELQTSAVFHGCTVFLLTSGSPQRVNAEHTMVDGIIELEDRLYEARAERAIQVRKFRGAGSLRGRHPFRITDDGLQIFPRIEALFSRPPESAAERRALTTGVSSLDALIASRGYPAASATVVVGSSGTGKTTLGLHFLSQSTTDEPGLLFGFFESPARVRAKARAFGFDFEELESAGALKLVWHSQGEHMMDELGHRLLAEVAQRGVKRLVIDGLSGFFESAVHPERTNRFFSCLVNELRERGVTVLMTLETRDVVSHVVYAPYGISGFVDNLLFLRFVEDNGRVKRLLTITKMRDTDFDVGMREVRIGSHGMLIAGLLTSDGDIIPSAEPAEPPRRPSPTLPVGGDEQKS comes from the coding sequence ATGACACCCTCTCCCTCCACGCTATCCGTGCTGGAGCGCCTGCCCACCGGCATTCCCGGCCTGGACGTGGTGCTGGGCGGCGGCTTCTTCCGGGCCGGTGTCTACATCGTCCAGGGCCAGCCCGGCAGCGGCAAGACGATCCTCGCGAACCAGATCTGCTACAGCCACGTGGCTGCCGGCGGCTCGGCGGTCTACATGACTCTGCTCGCCGAGTCGCATTCGCGCATGCTGCAGCACATCCGCTCGCTCAGCTTCTTCGAAGAGCGCGCGATCCCCGATCGGCTGTGTTATCTGAGCGCGTTCCACGACCTCGAGGCCGAAGGGCTGAAGGGCCTCGTCGCCGTGCTGAGGCGAGAGATGCGCGCGCGCCGTGTCGGGGTGCTCGTGCTCGACGGGCTGGTCGCCGCCGCCGAGGCGGCCGAGACCGATCGCGACCTGAAGAAGTTCATCCACGAGTTGCAGACCAGCGCGGTTTTCCACGGCTGCACCGTGTTCCTGCTGACCAGTGGCAGCCCGCAACGCGTCAACGCCGAACACACGATGGTCGACGGCATCATCGAGCTGGAGGACAGGCTGTACGAGGCGCGCGCCGAACGCGCGATCCAGGTCCGAAAGTTCCGCGGCGCCGGCTCGTTGCGGGGCCGCCATCCCTTTCGCATCACCGACGACGGGCTGCAGATCTTCCCGCGGATCGAGGCCCTTTTCAGCAGGCCGCCGGAAAGCGCCGCGGAGCGCCGGGCATTGACCACCGGCGTGAGCTCGCTCGACGCATTGATCGCGAGCCGCGGCTATCCTGCCGCCAGTGCCACCGTGGTGGTCGGTTCCAGCGGCACCGGCAAGACGACGCTGGGGCTGCATTTCCTTTCGCAGAGCACGACTGACGAACCGGGCCTGCTGTTCGGCTTCTTCGAGTCGCCAGCCCGCGTCCGCGCGAAGGCTCGGGCATTCGGCTTCGACTTCGAGGAGCTCGAATCCGCGGGCGCGCTGAAGCTGGTCTGGCACTCCCAGGGCGAGCACATGATGGACGAGCTCGGGCATCGGCTGCTGGCCGAGGTGGCCCAGCGCGGCGTGAAGCGCCTGGTCATCGACGGCCTGTCGGGCTTCTTCGAATCGGCCGTGCATCCTGAGCGCACGAATCGCTTCTTCTCGTGCCTGGTCAACGAGCTGCGGGAACGCGGCGTGACGGTGCTGATGACGCTCGAGACACGCGATGTCGTCAGCCACGTCGTGTATGCGCCCTACGGCATCTCGGGCTTCGTTGACAACCTGCTGTTCCTTCGCTTCGTCGAGGACAACGGTCGGGTCAAGCGGCTTCTCACGATCACCAAGATGCGCGACACCGATTTCGACGTCGGCATGCGCGAGGTGCGCATCGGCTCTCACGGCATGCTGATTGCCGGCCTTTTGACTTCGGATGGCGACATCATTCCTTCGGCCGAGCCGGCGGAGCCGCCGCGAAGACCGAGCCCGACACTGCCCGTCGGTGGCGACGAACAGAAGTCATAG
- a CDS encoding ATP-dependent helicase — MLLSTPATHRVARPDPFAALNAQQRAAVEHGLSDPSGRPPPLLVIAGAGSGKTMTLASRVARLVLAGADPQRMLLLTFSRRAAMEMERRVGRVIHEALGFAPTQRPPAFPWSGTFHSVGARLLRDYAGRIGLSESFTIHDRADAEDLMGLVRQELGLAATRSRFPLKGTCLAIYSRTVNSRRDLRSVLQDVFPWCSQWESELKRLFGAYVQHKQQQHALDYDDLLLYWAQMMAEPQIAAHVGERFDHVLVDEYQDTNRLQAAILMALKPDGRGLTVVGDDAQSIYSFRAAEVRNILDFPRAFRPEAHVVTLERNYRSTQTILAASNAVIANACERFTKELWSDQVSSQRPALIAVEDEAGQAQWVAGEVLAQREAGVGLKSQAVLFRTSHHSAALELELTRRNIPFVKFGGLKFLEASHIKDVLSVLRWAENPRSRMAGFRVAQLVAGIGPASARRLLDAMESAADPVAALTSFKPPAAAAADWEVFVAAYRQLRQGSVGWPAEMDVVQRWYLPQLQRLHDDAPVRQADLAQLARIANGYASRERFLTELTLDPPDATSDEPGAPHRDEDYLILSTIHSAKGQEWKAVYVLNAVDGCIPSEMSTGTAAEVEEERRLLYVAMTRARQTLQLIVPQRFYVTQQNSMGSRHVYASLTRFIPDDVAAHFERLQHGGASGDRLPLGGVAGAPVVDVSARVRSLWQ, encoded by the coding sequence ATGCTGTTGTCCACCCCCGCCACCCACCGTGTCGCGCGACCCGATCCCTTCGCCGCGCTGAACGCCCAGCAGCGTGCGGCCGTCGAGCACGGCCTGTCCGACCCGTCCGGCCGCCCGCCGCCGCTGCTGGTGATCGCCGGTGCCGGCTCAGGCAAGACGATGACCCTCGCCTCGCGCGTGGCCCGCCTGGTGCTAGCGGGGGCGGATCCCCAGCGCATGCTGCTGCTCACCTTCTCGCGCCGGGCCGCGATGGAGATGGAGCGGCGCGTCGGCCGCGTGATCCATGAAGCGCTCGGCTTCGCGCCGACGCAGCGGCCGCCTGCCTTCCCGTGGTCGGGCACTTTCCACAGCGTCGGTGCGCGACTGCTGCGCGACTATGCCGGCCGCATCGGCCTGAGCGAGTCGTTCACCATCCACGACCGCGCCGACGCCGAGGACCTGATGGGCCTGGTGCGCCAGGAACTGGGTCTGGCCGCGACCAGGAGCCGCTTTCCCCTGAAAGGGACCTGCCTCGCGATCTACTCCCGCACCGTCAACAGCCGCCGCGACCTTCGCTCGGTGCTGCAGGACGTCTTCCCCTGGTGCAGCCAGTGGGAGAGCGAACTGAAGCGGCTCTTCGGCGCCTATGTGCAGCACAAGCAGCAGCAGCACGCCCTCGACTACGACGACCTGCTGCTGTACTGGGCGCAGATGATGGCCGAGCCGCAGATCGCGGCGCACGTCGGCGAGCGCTTCGATCATGTGCTGGTCGACGAGTACCAGGACACCAACCGGCTGCAGGCCGCCATCCTGATGGCGCTCAAGCCCGACGGGCGCGGGCTCACGGTGGTCGGCGACGATGCGCAGTCGATCTATTCCTTCCGCGCTGCCGAGGTGCGCAACATCCTCGACTTTCCGCGCGCCTTCCGGCCCGAGGCACATGTCGTCACGCTGGAGCGCAACTACCGCTCCACCCAAACGATTCTGGCGGCGTCGAATGCCGTCATCGCGAACGCGTGCGAGCGCTTCACCAAGGAGCTTTGGAGCGACCAGGTCTCCTCGCAGCGGCCGGCGCTGATCGCGGTGGAAGACGAAGCCGGGCAGGCGCAGTGGGTGGCCGGCGAGGTGCTCGCGCAGCGCGAAGCCGGCGTGGGGCTGAAGAGCCAGGCGGTGCTCTTTCGCACCTCGCATCACAGTGCCGCGCTCGAGCTCGAACTGACGCGACGCAACATCCCGTTCGTCAAGTTCGGCGGGCTGAAATTCCTCGAAGCCTCGCACATCAAGGACGTGCTGTCGGTGCTGCGCTGGGCGGAGAACCCGCGCAGCCGCATGGCGGGTTTTCGCGTGGCGCAGCTGGTGGCCGGCATCGGTCCGGCCAGTGCGCGGCGCCTGCTCGACGCGATGGAGAGCGCCGCCGACCCCGTCGCGGCACTGACGTCGTTCAAGCCGCCGGCCGCCGCGGCTGCCGACTGGGAGGTCTTCGTTGCCGCCTACCGGCAGCTGCGTCAGGGCAGCGTGGGATGGCCGGCGGAGATGGACGTCGTACAGCGCTGGTACCTGCCGCAACTCCAGCGGCTGCACGACGATGCCCCGGTGCGCCAGGCCGATCTGGCGCAGCTGGCGCGCATTGCCAATGGCTACGCGTCGCGCGAGCGGTTTCTTACCGAGCTGACGCTCGATCCGCCCGACGCCACCAGCGACGAGCCCGGTGCGCCCCACCGCGACGAGGACTACCTCATCCTGTCGACCATCCATTCGGCCAAGGGGCAGGAGTGGAAGGCGGTGTACGTGCTGAACGCGGTCGACGGCTGCATCCCGTCGGAGATGTCCACCGGCACTGCGGCCGAGGTGGAGGAGGAGCGGCGCCTGCTCTATGTCGCGATGACGCGGGCCAGGCAGACCTTGCAGCTCATCGTCCCGCAGCGCTTCTACGTCACGCAGCAGAATTCCATGGGATCGCGGCATGTGTATGCGTCGCTCACACGCTTCATTCCGGACGACGTCGCCGCTCATTTCGAGCGTCTGCAGCATGGCGGCGCCTCGGGAGACAGGCTGCCCCTCGGCGGTGTCGCGGGCGCGCCGGTCGTCGACGTGTCGGCGCGCGTCAGGTCCCTGTGGCAATAG
- a CDS encoding lytic transglycosylase domain-containing protein — MTALRRLMAQVRGMADASAASAGIFVRDVGQGLLEVSHNTLALLGLVAVGAVVFVGGRSDLRESIEAQTLDWLQARQEARADPAELLAAQLAEPDAVARATAVNPKELNRQQAAVAQWISRRYRVAPEPISRLVKEAWIVGNRVGLDPTLILAIMAVESSFNPFAQSPVGAQGLMQVMTHIHDDKYTAFGGKFAAFDPVTNLRVGAQVLKECITRAGSLEEGLRYYVGAANLTDDGGYATKVLAEQNHLRMVAGGKIVAVNAPRPAAGASSAKPESTQPAQIPVKGEDKPLPERVALLRGPGN, encoded by the coding sequence ATGACAGCGCTTCGCCGTTTGATGGCGCAGGTCCGCGGAATGGCGGACGCTTCCGCGGCATCCGCGGGAATCTTTGTGCGTGACGTGGGCCAGGGTCTGCTCGAGGTCAGCCACAACACGCTCGCCCTGCTCGGGCTCGTGGCCGTCGGCGCCGTGGTGTTCGTCGGCGGGCGCAGCGATCTGCGCGAGAGCATCGAAGCCCAGACGCTGGACTGGTTGCAGGCGCGCCAGGAAGCCCGCGCCGATCCGGCGGAGTTGCTGGCAGCGCAGCTGGCCGAGCCGGACGCCGTGGCCCGCGCCACCGCCGTCAATCCCAAGGAGCTCAATCGCCAGCAGGCCGCCGTCGCGCAGTGGATCTCGCGCCGCTACCGCGTCGCACCGGAGCCGATCAGCCGCCTCGTCAAGGAAGCCTGGATCGTCGGCAATCGCGTCGGACTGGATCCGACGCTGATCCTCGCCATCATGGCAGTCGAATCGAGCTTCAACCCGTTCGCCCAGAGCCCCGTGGGCGCGCAGGGCCTGATGCAGGTCATGACGCACATCCACGACGACAAGTACACGGCCTTCGGCGGCAAGTTCGCCGCCTTCGACCCGGTGACCAACCTGCGGGTCGGCGCGCAGGTGCTGAAGGAGTGCATCACGCGCGCCGGCAGCCTCGAAGAAGGTCTGCGCTACTACGTCGGCGCCGCCAATCTCACGGACGACGGCGGCTATGCGACCAAGGTGCTGGCCGAGCAGAACCACCTCCGCATGGTGGCAGGCGGCAAGATCGTCGCGGTGAACGCGCCGCGTCCCGCCGCGGGCGCCAGCAGCGCCAAGCCCGAGTCGACGCAGCCCGCCCAGATCCCGGTCAAGGGCGAAGACAAGCCCCTGCCTGAGCGGGTCGCGCTGCTGCGCGGTCCCGGCAACTGA
- a CDS encoding response regulator, with protein MKTILVVDDELASAEVLSLILEEEGYRTFCAANGEQGLAKVRDVRPHLVMLDFMMPVMNGADMGRALREAPETAGIKIVLNSSLPEDAVRPHFGKYDAFLRKPYNIDVALKLIATLLES; from the coding sequence GTGAAGACCATCCTTGTCGTCGACGACGAGCTGGCCAGCGCCGAGGTGCTGAGCCTCATCCTCGAAGAGGAGGGTTACCGTACGTTCTGTGCTGCGAATGGCGAGCAGGGCCTGGCGAAGGTGCGCGACGTGCGTCCGCATCTCGTGATGCTGGACTTCATGATGCCGGTGATGAACGGGGCCGACATGGGCCGTGCGCTGCGTGAAGCGCCGGAGACGGCGGGCATTAAGATCGTGCTGAACAGCAGCCTGCCCGAGGACGCGGTGCGTCCGCACTTTGGCAAATATGACGCTTTCCTGAGAAAACCTTACAACATCGACGTGGCGCTGAAACTCATCGCCACGCTGCTGGAAAGCTAG
- the glyA gene encoding serine hydroxymethyltransferase, with product MFDRTQSTIAHVDPELWSVIQQENQRQEEHIELIASENYASPAVMAAQGTQLTNKYAEGYPGKRYYGGCEYVDIVEQLAIDRIKELFGAEHANVQPNSGSQANQGVFFGLLQPGDTIMGMSLAEGGHLTHGMPLNMSGKWFKVVSYGLDANEAIDYDQMERLAHEHKPKLIIAGASAYSLRIDFERFAKVAKDIGAYFMVDMAHYAGLIAAGVYPNPVPFADVVTSTTHKSLRGPRGGFILMKDHVAKQINSAIFPGIQGGPLMHVIAAKAVAFKEALSPQFKLYQQQVVKNAAALAETLTSRGLRIVSGRTESHVMLVDLRPKGLTGKEAESLLQQAHMTCNKNGIPNDPQKPMITSGVRLGSPAMTTRGFKEEQARATAHLIADVLDNPRDEAHIAAVRAKVSALTRDFPVYR from the coding sequence ATGTTTGACCGCACCCAATCCACCATCGCCCACGTGGACCCCGAGCTCTGGTCCGTCATCCAGCAAGAAAACCAGCGCCAGGAAGAGCACATCGAGCTGATCGCTTCCGAGAACTACGCGTCGCCTGCGGTCATGGCCGCCCAAGGCACGCAGCTCACCAACAAGTACGCCGAAGGCTATCCCGGCAAGCGTTACTACGGCGGCTGCGAATACGTCGACATCGTCGAGCAGCTCGCGATCGACCGCATCAAGGAGCTGTTCGGTGCCGAGCATGCCAACGTGCAGCCGAACTCCGGCTCGCAGGCCAACCAGGGCGTGTTCTTCGGCCTGCTGCAGCCCGGCGACACGATCATGGGCATGAGCCTCGCCGAGGGCGGCCACCTCACGCACGGCATGCCGCTGAACATGAGCGGCAAGTGGTTCAAGGTCGTGAGCTACGGCCTGGACGCCAACGAAGCCATCGACTACGACCAAATGGAGCGCCTGGCGCACGAGCACAAGCCCAAGCTGATCATCGCCGGCGCATCGGCGTACAGCCTGCGCATCGACTTCGAGCGATTCGCCAAGGTCGCCAAGGACATCGGCGCGTACTTCATGGTCGACATGGCGCACTATGCCGGCCTGATCGCCGCCGGGGTCTATCCGAACCCCGTGCCGTTCGCAGACGTCGTGACCTCCACCACGCACAAGAGCCTGCGCGGCCCACGCGGCGGCTTCATCCTGATGAAGGATCACGTCGCCAAGCAGATCAACAGCGCCATCTTTCCCGGCATCCAGGGTGGCCCGCTGATGCACGTCATCGCCGCCAAGGCGGTCGCATTCAAGGAGGCGCTGTCACCGCAGTTCAAGCTCTACCAGCAGCAGGTGGTGAAGAACGCCGCGGCACTTGCCGAGACGCTTACGTCGCGCGGGCTGCGCATCGTCAGCGGCCGCACGGAGTCGCATGTGATGCTGGTCGACCTGCGCCCGAAGGGCTTGACCGGCAAGGAAGCCGAGTCGCTGCTGCAGCAGGCGCACATGACCTGCAACAAGAACGGCATCCCCAACGACCCGCAGAAGCCCATGATCACGAGCGGCGTCCGCCTCGGGTCGCCGGCAATGACCACGCGCGGCTTCAAGGAGGAGCAGGCCCGCGCCACGGCCCACCTGATCGCCGACGTGCTCGACAACCCGCGCGACGAGGCCCACATCGCCGCGGTGCGCGCCAAGGTATCCGCCCTCACGCGAGATTTCCCCGTCTACCGATGA
- a CDS encoding UbiD family decarboxylase domain-containing protein, with translation MKYDDLRGFVTGLERVGELRRVAKPVSARLEMTAVSDLVLRAGGPALLFEQPVGYKISALTNLFGTPRRVAMGMGAADLGDLRDVGRMLASLKEPDPPKGLKDAGRLLHMAKALWDMKPASTSRAACQEEVRDGVEVDLGRLPIQTCWPGDAGPLITWGLVVTRGPQSVPNAKRRQNLGIYRQQVIAKNRVIMRWLAHRGGALDFRDFALANPGQPFPIAVALGADPATILGAVTPVPDTLSEYQFAGLLRGSRTELVDAGVGESGLMLQVPASAEIVLEGHIPTAPPGFVGVSEHGVPMKEIGGYLHALEGPFGDHTGYYNEQDWFPVFEIARMTSRRDPIYHSTYTGKPPDEPAILGVALNEVFVPILQKQFPEIVDFYLPPEGCSYRMAIISIRKSYAGHAKRVMFGLWSFLRQFMYTKFIVVTDHDVDIRDWREVIWAITTRMDPVRDTTLVDHTPIDYLDFASPVSGLGGKMGLDATNKWPGETQREWGRPIAMQPEIERRVVAVFDEIMSTVK, from the coding sequence ATGAAATACGACGATTTGAGGGGCTTCGTCACCGGTCTGGAACGGGTCGGGGAGTTGCGGCGCGTCGCCAAGCCAGTGTCGGCGCGGCTGGAGATGACAGCGGTCAGTGACTTGGTCCTGCGTGCGGGCGGTCCGGCGCTTTTGTTCGAACAACCAGTCGGTTACAAAATTTCCGCCTTGACGAACCTGTTTGGCACTCCTAGGCGGGTGGCGATGGGGATGGGTGCGGCCGATCTGGGCGACTTGCGCGACGTCGGGCGCATGCTCGCCAGCCTCAAGGAGCCGGATCCGCCGAAGGGACTGAAGGACGCCGGTCGCCTGTTACATATGGCCAAGGCCCTGTGGGACATGAAGCCCGCGAGCACTTCCAGAGCCGCCTGCCAGGAAGAGGTGAGGGACGGCGTGGAAGTCGACTTGGGCCGCCTGCCGATCCAGACGTGCTGGCCCGGCGACGCCGGGCCGCTCATCACCTGGGGACTGGTCGTGACGCGCGGGCCGCAATCGGTGCCGAACGCGAAACGCCGGCAGAACCTCGGCATCTACCGCCAGCAGGTCATCGCGAAGAACCGCGTGATCATGCGGTGGCTGGCGCATCGGGGCGGGGCGCTCGACTTCCGTGACTTCGCGCTGGCCAATCCCGGACAACCGTTCCCGATCGCCGTTGCGCTGGGCGCCGATCCCGCAACCATCCTGGGCGCCGTGACGCCGGTTCCCGATACCCTGTCCGAATACCAGTTCGCCGGCCTGCTCCGCGGCAGTCGAACCGAACTGGTGGACGCCGGTGTGGGCGAAAGCGGCCTGATGCTGCAAGTGCCGGCCAGCGCCGAGATCGTCCTGGAGGGCCACATCCCGACCGCGCCACCGGGCTTCGTCGGCGTCAGCGAACACGGCGTGCCGATGAAGGAGATCGGCGGATACCTGCACGCGCTGGAAGGTCCGTTCGGCGACCACACCGGCTACTACAACGAGCAGGACTGGTTTCCAGTGTTCGAGATCGCGCGCATGACTTCGCGACGGGATCCCATCTACCACTCGACTTACACCGGCAAGCCTCCCGACGAGCCGGCGATCCTCGGGGTGGCGCTGAACGAGGTCTTCGTGCCCATCCTGCAGAAGCAGTTTCCGGAAATCGTCGACTTCTACCTTCCGCCCGAAGGTTGCAGCTATCGCATGGCCATCATCAGCATCCGCAAGAGCTACGCCGGCCACGCCAAGCGCGTGATGTTCGGGCTGTGGAGCTTTCTGCGGCAGTTCATGTACACGAAGTTCATCGTCGTGACCGACCACGACGTCGACATCCGCGACTGGCGCGAGGTGATCTGGGCGATCACGACGCGCATGGACCCGGTGCGCGACACGACGCTGGTCGATCACACGCCGATCGACTACCTGGACTTCGCGTCGCCGGTGAGCGGTCTGGGCGGCAAGATGGGGCTCGACGCGACGAACAAATGGCCCGGCGAAACGCAGCGCGAATGGGGCCGGCCGATCGCCATGCAGCCAGAGATCGAGCGTCGCGTCGTGGCGGTGTTCGACGAGATCATGAGCACCGTCAAGTGA
- a CDS encoding PBP1A family penicillin-binding protein: MSRYRSVSLSRLIAACRTAAARRAGRIALRGAGFLLGTLISVTVVAVITLNVLYERLPDIAALTDYRPKLPMRIYSTDGVMLGEFGEERRRFTPISEMPRLLKDAVLAVEDARFHEHRGVDYKGVLRAGLASLVKPRSQGASTITMQVARNFYLPTRKEYTRKLYEILLALKIERQLTKEQILELYMNQIFLGQRAYGFAAASEIYFGKPLAELGVAETAMLAGLPQSPIHGNPIANMRRAVARQHHVLSRMRAGGVIDETQWTQARHQPLSFRPARQVPVHAEYVAETARQLIHAQYGDEAYTRGLDVTLTVDAAEQVAAYRALRDGIMDFERRQPWRGPEAFVDLPADPAEVESRIAEALADHPDNDELKAAVVVGAARNRVQAVLESGETISISGDGLKQAAAGLSPRASSRVRIRPGSVVRVVRGADGSWGITQLPEVEGAFIAMDPSSGSIRAMVGGFDYSKNQFNHVTQAWRQPGSSLKPFLYSAALERGFMPSTLVNDAPVVLDAEAAGGTAWEPRNSDGRFDGPMTMRTALAMSKNMVSIRLLQSIGVPAAQEWLTRFGFDAERHPPYLTMALGAGSVSPLQLASAYSVLANGGYRLPPFLIKRLSDGRGRLLNEWQPAATDDAMRVLDARNAFVMTSLLQEVTRTGTARQAQATLKRTDIAGKTGTTNDAMDAWFAGYQRQLVAVVWIGHDSPRKLGDRESGGGLSLPVWLDFMATALKKVPVDEPEVPPGVARIDGEWYFAEHTPSSGITSLGVEETLPNAPGATERRSILDLFKP, from the coding sequence ATGAGCCGATACAGGTCCGTTTCACTGTCGCGCCTCATTGCAGCATGCCGGACGGCCGCGGCGCGGCGCGCCGGGCGCATCGCGCTGCGCGGGGCCGGGTTCCTGCTCGGCACGCTGATATCCGTGACGGTCGTGGCCGTCATCACGTTGAACGTGCTGTACGAGCGCCTGCCCGACATCGCCGCCCTCACCGACTACCGGCCCAAGCTGCCGATGCGCATCTACTCCACCGACGGCGTCATGCTGGGCGAGTTCGGCGAGGAACGGCGCCGCTTCACGCCGATCAGCGAGATGCCGCGCCTCCTGAAGGACGCCGTGCTGGCAGTGGAGGACGCGCGCTTCCACGAGCATCGCGGCGTGGACTACAAGGGTGTGCTGCGCGCCGGCCTCGCCAGCCTGGTGAAGCCGCGCAGCCAGGGTGCGTCGACCATCACGATGCAGGTGGCGCGCAACTTCTATCTGCCCACGCGGAAGGAGTACACGCGCAAGCTGTACGAGATCCTGCTCGCGCTGAAGATCGAGCGCCAGCTCACGAAGGAGCAGATTCTCGAGCTATACATGAACCAGATCTTCCTCGGGCAGCGCGCCTATGGCTTCGCCGCCGCGAGCGAGATCTACTTCGGCAAGCCGCTGGCCGAGCTCGGCGTGGCCGAGACCGCGATGCTGGCCGGCCTGCCGCAGTCGCCGATCCACGGCAATCCGATCGCGAACATGCGCCGGGCGGTCGCACGCCAGCATCACGTGTTGAGCCGCATGCGCGCCGGCGGCGTGATCGACGAGACTCAATGGACTCAGGCACGTCACCAGCCGCTGAGCTTCCGTCCCGCGCGCCAGGTGCCGGTGCACGCCGAGTACGTCGCCGAGACCGCGCGCCAGCTCATCCATGCGCAATACGGCGATGAGGCCTATACCCGCGGCCTGGACGTCACGCTCACCGTCGACGCGGCCGAACAGGTCGCGGCCTACCGCGCCCTGCGCGACGGGATCATGGACTTCGAGCGCCGCCAGCCCTGGCGCGGTCCCGAAGCCTTCGTCGACCTCCCGGCCGATCCCGCCGAGGTGGAATCGCGCATTGCGGAGGCGCTGGCCGACCATCCCGACAACGACGAGCTCAAGGCGGCGGTGGTCGTCGGCGCTGCGCGCAACCGGGTCCAGGCGGTGCTGGAGAGCGGCGAAACGATCTCGATCTCTGGCGACGGCCTGAAGCAGGCCGCGGCCGGCCTGTCGCCGCGCGCGAGCTCCAGGGTGCGCATCCGTCCCGGCTCGGTGGTGCGCGTGGTGCGCGGAGCTGACGGCAGTTGGGGCATCACCCAGCTGCCGGAGGTCGAAGGCGCCTTCATCGCGATGGATCCGTCCAGCGGAAGCATCCGCGCCATGGTCGGCGGCTTCGACTACTCGAAGAACCAGTTCAACCATGTGACGCAGGCATGGCGGCAGCCCGGCTCCAGCCTCAAGCCGTTCCTCTACTCCGCGGCGCTGGAACGCGGCTTCATGCCTTCCACGCTGGTCAACGACGCGCCCGTGGTGCTCGACGCCGAGGCCGCCGGAGGCACCGCCTGGGAGCCGCGCAACTCGGACGGCCGGTTCGATGGGCCGATGACGATGCGCACCGCGCTCGCGATGTCGAAGAACATGGTTTCGATCCGCCTGCTGCAGTCCATCGGCGTGCCCGCGGCGCAGGAGTGGCTGACGCGCTTCGGCTTCGATGCCGAGCGGCACCCGCCTTACCTCACGATGGCACTCGGTGCGGGCTCGGTGTCGCCGCTGCAGCTGGCGTCGGCGTACTCCGTGCTGGCCAACGGTGGCTACCGCCTGCCGCCATTCCTGATCAAGCGGCTGAGCGACGGACGCGGCCGCCTGCTCAACGAATGGCAGCCGGCGGCGACAGACGACGCCATGCGCGTGCTCGACGCGCGCAACGCATTCGTCATGACCAGCCTGCTGCAGGAGGTGACGCGCACAGGCACCGCCAGGCAGGCGCAAGCGACGCTGAAGCGCACCGACATTGCGGGCAAGACCGGCACCACCAACGACGCGATGGATGCATGGTTCGCCGGTTACCAGCGTCAGCTCGTCGCCGTGGTCTGGATCGGTCACGACAGCCCGCGCAAGCTGGGCGATCGCGAAAGCGGCGGCGGCCTGTCGCTGCCGGTCTGGCTCGACTTCATGGCCACAGCGCTGAAGAAGGTTCCCGTCGACGAGCCCGAGGTGCCGCCCGGTGTTGCACGCATCGACGGCGAGTGGTACTTCGCGGAGCACACGCCCTCGAGCGGCATCACCAGCCTGGGCGTCGAGGAGACACTGCCCAACGCGCCCGGCGCCACCGAACGGCGCAGCATTCTCGACCTCTTCAAGCCATAG